A genomic segment from Malus domestica chromosome 05, GDT2T_hap1 encodes:
- the LOC114825063 gene encoding uncharacterized protein — translation MSNLNKLDFTALDDSEMNYCQLVQDVKLHITAKNLHPIIEDEIDNPVSEAEKATTMIFIRRHIHDTLQTEYHTEEDKQALWVILADLCRIRSPLKFCNETLTEEDLLKKTYSTFSVTNIVMQQKYKAYKFTKFSDLISVLLLAGKQNQLLMKNH, via the exons atgtcgaatttgaacaaactcgacttcaccgctttggatgACTCTGAAATGAACTACTGTCAGttggtccaagatgtgaagctccacatCACTGCAAAGAATTTGCATCCTATCATTGAAGATGAGATAGACAACCCTGTTAGCGAAGCTGAGAAAGCCACtaccatgatcttcatccgaagacatattcatgacaCACTACAAACTGAGTACCATACTGAGGAGGATAAACAAGCACTATGGGTCattttggctgatc tttgtcgaatcagATCACCTCTTAAGTTTTGTAATGAAACTTTAaccgaagaggatctcctgaagaagacctattcgaccttctctgTTACTAATATTGTCATGCAGCAAAAATATAAAGCTTATAAGTTCACCAAGTTctcagatttgatctctgttttacttctcgctggAAAGCAAAACCAACTGTTAATGAAGAATCAttaa